CAGCGCATCTTTCCACTGCGTCAAGGCTGATCATTTCGCCGGACACTTTGGCGAAACGCTTGAGACGGGATTTAATATGGATGAATTGCTCCGCATCCACTTCAACCACATCGCCGCTATCGTACCATTCTCCTGCCGGGCTGAAGCCTTTGCCGTGCAGCAGATACCCCGCCATGACATTAGGCCCTTTAACCAACAGCGTTCCGCCCGACTCAATGCCGGGAACCGGCTCCAGACGCCACTCGATACCAGGCAAAAAACGTCCGACGCTTCCGCTTTTATTGAACAACGGAGTGTTGAAGCTGAGCACCGGTCCGGTTTCGGTCGTACCATAGCCTTCAAAAATGCGAATGCCGAATTTTTCATACCAGAGAAATCGCGTTTCATCCTGCAGCTTTTCGCCGCCGGCCAACACATAGCGCAGACTGTAAAAATCGTAGGGATGAGCGCAGCGCCCATAGCCGTGAAGAAACGTAGGCGTGCCCAATAAAATCGTGATATCGCAGTCATAAGCAATTTCGGGAATCAGCGTGTAATGCAGCGGCGACGGATAGAGAAAGACTTGAATGCCGCTCAGCACAGGCAGCAGCGTGCCGCCTGTCAGTCCGAAGGAATGGAACATCGGCAGCGCATTGAGCAGTTTATCCCTGTGCGTGAAATCGAGCGTGCAGGAGATTTGGCTCAGATTGGCCAGCAGATTGCTGTGATGCAGCACGACGCCCTTGGGCTTGCTTTCGCTGCCGCTGGTGAACAGAATCAGATCGCAGGCACCGGCAGCTTTCACGTTCAGCCAGTAGCGAAGCAAACCGCTCAGCTTATCGCTCCAACGGACGGACGCTTTAACGTCTTCCAGATACAACAGCGGCAATGTTTTGTTGAGTCTCTGGGCCAACGGTTCCAGTCCGGCCTTTTCCAGGAACAGGCGGGAAGTCAGTATGTGCGTGACCCCGGCGGTTTCGCAGCAGTCATGGCAGCTTTCCGCACCGGCAGTGAAATTGAGAATCGCGGTTGTCTTGCCGAGATAGGCCAACGCAAACAGCGTGACCAAATGTCCGTTGGAATTGGGCAGCAACAATGCCGGACGGGCCGTTGGCGCAAGCAGCGCGTCCAACTTGCCGCCCAAAACATAGCTGGCGATCAGCGCCTGCCGATAACTAATCGTACCGTTGATGTCTTCAGACATTCGCTTATTGTATCCATGAACCGCACCGGCTTCGCGCAGCTTGTCGAACAGATTGGAGCAGCGTTCAGCCGCTTGGCGGGCAGCGAACAACGTCTGCTGCAGCAGCGTCAGAATTTGATCACTGAGTTTCTTTTTTTGTCGGCGGAACATATCGTCGCCGGGCAATTGCAGGCGGATTGGCTGGCCGACATAAATCAGCACCGACGGGAACCATACGGCGCGAAACTTGTCCCTGGCCCTGGCATAGCGCGAACGCTCGGGGCCGTAAAAGGCAACGGGACAGATGGTCGCGTCGGTACGCAAGGCGATTAGACCGATTCCGTTGTACACCTTCATCAGACTGCCGGTGCTCGTGATGCGGCCTTCAGGAAACAGCACCACCGTACAGCCCTGTTTCACAACGCCGATAATCTGCTTCAGCGAATACGGGTTCAGGGGATCGATTACGATGTGATTGACCCAGCGCAGGAAAAAGCGAATGCGACCGGCAATGCGCCGATTCACCACATAGCAAACGGAGTTGGGCAAATAGGCGTACAGCAGCAACGCATCGAGAAAAGAAACATGGTTCGGCATGATGATGGTCGGGCCAGAGACATTGAGTCTTTCCCGGCCAATAATGACCGCGCCAAACAGCCGCTGCAGCAAAAAGCGAAGCAAAACTTTCATCGCACACCTCCGTCTGGATAATATTGGTTATTTATAGAATGAGGCAAGGACGGCAGCATGTCAATAAACAAAAAAAAAGACAGCAAGGCTTCCATTTTCTGAAGCCTTGCTGTCTTTTTTCTGACTTACCTTTATTTATTGCGTTCGCCACGACTATTTATCAAATGATTTTTCATCTCATCCAGTCGCCCGATAATAAGCTCTTTCAAGCCTTCCGGCTGGATAGACCGGATCGTTTCACCGTAAGCAATAAAGTAATTGGCAATAAACGTCTCTTCGCCTTTATTATAAAAGCCCTTTATATACCAAACGCCGTTTTCCTGCAACAGCTCCATTGATGGATAGTTCTCTTTTTGAAATTTATCCACCCCTTGCTCGGAAACTGCAACCACAAAATCAACGGCCGTTTCATCACGAAACAATTCGGCGCTCGGCAGCAAAAACTCCGCAAGCGCCTTTGCCTTATATTTATTGGACAGTTCCACCGAATGCACTTTATCGCAGCGAAACACCTGCGGTTTACCCGTTTCAAAATTATACGCCGTTGCATACCACTGCCCATATGCAGACGTAATCTTGAAAAATTGCACATAATACCGCTGCAAAACTTCCTGCTTTCGATAGCAGATTTCACAGACGCTTTCATCGCTCGCCATTTGTAAAATTTCGCCCAACAGGCGGCAATCACTTTTATTCTGATACTTCCGCAAACTAAAAATCAATTCCATTTTTCGCAGCCGTTGTATGCGTTCTTTCGAGATACAGCTTTCAAATTTTCGTTTCAGTTCGCCGACGCTCAAATGAAACGGCGTCGACTGATAGTCATTCAAGGTCTGCATCGAAAAATACAACGCCTTTACCTCATCCATAGTAAAGACAATCGGCGACAATAAACGGTTTGCCAAAATTTCATAATGTCCATTTCGCCCTGAATGCGAATAAATCGGCATGCCGATTTCATCCAAGGCCTGAATATCCCTAATCGCAGTACTTTTCGAAATGGAATACCGCTTCATAATGTCTTTTAATTGGAAGGACTTCTTATCATTCAAATAAATCAGCATATCGTTCAGTCGTTTCGTTTTCTCCAAGACGCCATCGCTTCCTTTTTAATGGTTTCATTGTTTGACACCATTATATATTACAATTTACTCAAACGATAACTAAGGAGGCAATAACCATTATGAAAAAACTGTTTCTCGCTTCATATTTTAAAGAAACTGTGAAACGCTTCGCCGCTTTTGAACCGAACACATCCGGCAAAACGATAACATTTATCCCCACCGCGAGCAATGTTGAAGACATTGTTTTCTACGTAGCCGAAGCGCGACAAGAATTTAAAAAACTAGGCTTAGTGGTAGACGAACTGGATCTGTCGACTGCGACAACGGCTGAAATAAGCGCTAAGCTCCGGCACAATGATTTCATTTATGTAAGCGGCGGAAACACATTCTATTTGTTGCAGGAACTGAAACGAACCGGAGCTGACCAACTGATTGTGGATCAAGTCAACTCCGGCAAACTCTATATCGGTGAATCGGCCGGAGCAATCGTTGCATCTCCCTCTGTAGCATACGCCCAAGAAATGGACAGCCGAGAAAACTCTCCTGCT
The Azotosporobacter soli DNA segment above includes these coding regions:
- a CDS encoding YafY family protein — its product is MEKTKRLNDMLIYLNDKKSFQLKDIMKRYSISKSTAIRDIQALDEIGMPIYSHSGRNGHYEILANRLLSPIVFTMDEVKALYFSMQTLNDYQSTPFHLSVGELKRKFESCISKERIQRLRKMELIFSLRKYQNKSDCRLLGEILQMASDESVCEICYRKQEVLQRYYVQFFKITSAYGQWYATAYNFETGKPQVFRCDKVHSVELSNKYKAKALAEFLLPSAELFRDETAVDFVVAVSEQGVDKFQKENYPSMELLQENGVWYIKGFYNKGEETFIANYFIAYGETIRSIQPEGLKELIIGRLDEMKNHLINSRGERNK
- a CDS encoding peptidase E; its protein translation is MKKLFLASYFKETVKRFAAFEPNTSGKTITFIPTASNVEDIVFYVAEARQEFKKLGLVVDELDLSTATTAEISAKLRHNDFIYVSGGNTFYLLQELKRTGADQLIVDQVNSGKLYIGESAGAIVASPSVAYAQEMDSRENSPALNDLTGLGLVNFYTVPHHTNPPFTEAAQKIIDAFSSTLPLIPLSNSDAILITNDEVSIERS
- a CDS encoding AMP-binding protein; its protein translation is MKVLLRFLLQRLFGAVIIGRERLNVSGPTIIMPNHVSFLDALLLYAYLPNSVCYVVNRRIAGRIRFFLRWVNHIVIDPLNPYSLKQIIGVVKQGCTVVLFPEGRITSTGSLMKVYNGIGLIALRTDATICPVAFYGPERSRYARARDKFRAVWFPSVLIYVGQPIRLQLPGDDMFRRQKKKLSDQILTLLQQTLFAARQAAERCSNLFDKLREAGAVHGYNKRMSEDINGTISYRQALIASYVLGGKLDALLAPTARPALLLPNSNGHLVTLFALAYLGKTTAILNFTAGAESCHDCCETAGVTHILTSRLFLEKAGLEPLAQRLNKTLPLLYLEDVKASVRWSDKLSGLLRYWLNVKAAGACDLILFTSGSESKPKGVVLHHSNLLANLSQISCTLDFTHRDKLLNALPMFHSFGLTGGTLLPVLSGIQVFLYPSPLHYTLIPEIAYDCDITILLGTPTFLHGYGRCAHPYDFYSLRYVLAGGEKLQDETRFLWYEKFGIRIFEGYGTTETGPVLSFNTPLFNKSGSVGRFLPGIEWRLEPVPGIESGGTLLVKGPNVMAGYLLHGKGFSPAGEWYDSGDVVEVDAEQFIHIKSRLKRFAKVSGEMISLDAVERCAAQCFGTDQNAAVNLPESRKGEKILLYTVAKNARKQELRQWMQQTGQTMLALPAQIIVIDKLPLLGSGKIDYVRLKAIAEAEGIDEA